One genomic segment of Nocardia spumae includes these proteins:
- a CDS encoding HNH endonuclease — protein sequence MLFRHADPEVSPDNWIHVQVLVLNASYEALTDIRADRAVVLLISGAAETIAERQPQFPIRSKHLEIALPETIRLRHYVYLEHRVLVHDESRATMAAVLRRDGHRCGYCSGWARTVDHIRPRSRGGPNTWNNLIAACGPCNTRKADRTPEEAGMRLLWEPKAPNDMHRRQRHIWRRLAGAS from the coding sequence ATGCTGTTCCGTCACGCCGACCCCGAAGTGTCCCCCGACAACTGGATACACGTGCAGGTGCTGGTCCTCAACGCCTCCTACGAGGCGCTGACCGATATCCGCGCCGATCGGGCGGTGGTGTTGTTGATCAGCGGAGCCGCCGAGACGATCGCCGAGCGGCAGCCGCAGTTCCCGATCCGATCCAAGCACCTGGAAATCGCACTGCCCGAGACGATTCGGCTGCGGCACTACGTCTACCTCGAGCACCGGGTACTCGTCCACGACGAGAGCCGGGCCACCATGGCCGCGGTGCTGCGCCGCGACGGCCACCGGTGCGGGTACTGCTCCGGCTGGGCACGCACCGTCGACCACATCCGCCCGCGCAGCCGCGGCGGGCCCAACACCTGGAACAACCTGATCGCGGCCTGTGGCCCGTGCAATACCCGCAAGGCCGACCGGACTCCCGAGGAGGCCGGGATGCGGCTGCTCTGGGAACCCAAGGCCCCCAACGATATGCACCGCCGGCAGCGTCACATCTGGCGCCGGCTCGCCGGCGCGAGCTGA
- a CDS encoding WhiB family transcriptional regulator has translation MTNTMPAPTLVDLLPLSDTPSWEQAACKGDPNHDAWFPYPSQDFDYARAICAACPIVAQCAEFAAATGQSGVWGGHEFDRGTLIRD, from the coding sequence ATGACGAACACGATGCCCGCACCGACCCTGGTGGATCTGCTCCCGCTCTCGGATACGCCGAGCTGGGAACAGGCCGCCTGCAAGGGTGACCCGAACCACGACGCGTGGTTCCCGTACCCGTCGCAGGACTTCGACTACGCCCGCGCCATCTGCGCCGCCTGCCCTATCGTGGCGCAGTGCGCGGAGTTCGCGGCGGCGACCGGACAGTCCGGCGTGTGGGGCGGTCACGAATTCGACCGCGGCACACTGATCCGGGACTGA
- a CDS encoding substrate-binding domain-containing protein, producing the protein MGTHRSADGSRGVSKSLVITVVAVLLLIAAVGGWLWLSNRSASENRSAAGQCIEGPVTLPVTVDPDIAGPVRAAADRYNATSPQVRDHCAKIAVTVQPTAAMVAGLTAPNWDAGLGQQPGLWIPSSTRAVEQMRVPGLVQGAPASVAVSPIVVAAPDQLAQALTKADLSWSDLPRLQRGSLGDIGLGSWGGLKMALPPGDGSLAAAVAVGSAVSGSDPLTDDSARSGQVVAAISGLAAEAPESSDPGAALAAVADSAHAATSPIHAVAVTEQQAKAKGVSAFRPTGAAPVADHPAAMLTGNWVDKTQNLVAGMFADYLRAPAQQKLFTDNGFEPAAATPAPTPPKSVLDGVQSVLAHPVLGVQSTILIDTSASMAVTDGSMSRLNNTLAAVQSTLDTMPPDFGAGAWVYARDIEGGKPYRVVAPTAALSTAHRSELSTALGRVALNGSTTDRTYPALEAAYRSAVEDYATGKTNSVLLITGGPNDESSVSGDQLLTQLTSATDGAHKVRIDVIVIGGQGTQTLQNLAQKTGGTYTKVSTSDDMSFGTAVNHALTTP; encoded by the coding sequence GTGGGCACACATCGCAGCGCGGACGGATCACGGGGCGTCAGCAAAAGTTTGGTTATCACCGTGGTGGCGGTCCTGCTGTTGATCGCGGCAGTCGGCGGCTGGTTGTGGCTGAGCAACCGGTCGGCATCGGAGAACCGCAGCGCCGCCGGACAGTGCATCGAAGGCCCGGTCACCCTCCCGGTGACCGTCGATCCGGATATCGCCGGACCCGTGCGCGCGGCCGCCGACCGTTACAACGCCACCTCCCCACAGGTGCGTGATCACTGCGCGAAGATCGCGGTCACCGTCCAGCCCACGGCCGCGATGGTGGCCGGGCTCACCGCGCCGAACTGGGATGCCGGGCTCGGGCAGCAGCCTGGGCTGTGGATTCCCAGTTCCACCCGGGCCGTCGAGCAGATGCGGGTACCGGGTCTGGTTCAGGGCGCCCCGGCCTCCGTGGCGGTCAGCCCGATCGTGGTGGCCGCACCCGACCAGCTGGCGCAGGCCCTGACCAAGGCCGATCTGAGCTGGTCGGATCTGCCGCGCCTGCAGCGCGGATCACTCGGCGATATCGGCCTCGGCAGCTGGGGCGGGCTGAAGATGGCCCTGCCGCCGGGTGACGGGTCGCTGGCCGCCGCGGTGGCGGTCGGCTCGGCGGTCTCGGGCTCCGACCCCCTGACCGACGATTCCGCTCGATCCGGTCAGGTGGTGGCCGCCATTTCCGGATTGGCCGCCGAGGCGCCCGAATCTTCCGATCCGGGCGCCGCGCTGGCAGCGGTCGCCGACTCCGCACACGCCGCCACCTCACCGATCCACGCGGTGGCAGTTACCGAACAGCAAGCAAAAGCCAAGGGCGTCTCCGCATTCCGGCCCACCGGTGCCGCGCCGGTCGCCGATCACCCCGCGGCCATGCTGACCGGCAACTGGGTCGACAAGACCCAGAATCTGGTCGCCGGTATGTTCGCCGACTATCTGCGGGCCCCCGCACAGCAGAAGCTGTTCACCGACAACGGATTCGAGCCCGCGGCCGCCACCCCTGCCCCCACCCCTCCGAAATCGGTGCTCGACGGCGTGCAATCGGTGCTGGCCCATCCGGTCCTCGGGGTGCAGTCCACGATTCTGATCGACACCTCGGCCTCGATGGCGGTGACCGACGGCTCGATGTCGCGGCTGAACAACACCCTCGCCGCCGTGCAGTCCACCCTCGATACCATGCCGCCGGACTTCGGCGCCGGGGCCTGGGTCTACGCCCGCGATATCGAGGGCGGCAAACCCTATCGGGTGGTCGCGCCGACGGCCGCGCTGAGCACTGCGCATCGTTCCGAATTGTCCACGGCCCTGGGCCGTGTCGCGCTCAACGGCTCCACCACCGACCGCACCTATCCGGCGCTCGAAGCGGCCTACCGCAGCGCGGTCGAGGACTACGCCACCGGGAAGACCAACTCCGTGCTGTTGATCACCGGTGGACCGAACGACGAGTCGTCGGTGAGTGGCGATCAACTGCTCACTCAGCTCACCAGTGCGACCGACGGCGCCCACAAGGTCCGCATCGATGTGATCGTCATCGGCGGCCAGGGCACCCAGACACTGCAGAATCTGGCCCAGAAGACCGGCGGAACCTATACCAAGGTGAGCACCTCGGACGATATGAGCTTCGGCACCGCGGTCAACCACGCACTGACCACGCCGTAG
- the gcvP gene encoding aminomethyl-transferring glycine dehydrogenase: protein MTRSFADRHIGPDATEIDRILATVGVASMEELAGRAVPASILDAAGDTGLDVLPPAVSEHDALTELAALAHADTVATSMIGLGYYDVLTPPVLVRNLLENPAWYTAYTPYQPEISQGRLEALLNFQTMVSDLTGMEVANASMLDEATAAAEAMTLLQRANRKSTSQRLLIDADLFPQTRTVLATRAEPLGITLVEADLSAGQLPDGDFFGVVLQTPGASGRIVDPAELIAAAHERGALVAVGTDLLALTLITPPGEQGADVCFGTTQRFGVPLGFGGPHAGYLAVRTAHARQLPGRLVGVSVDADGARAYRLALQTREQHIRREKATSNICTAQVLLAIVAAMYASYHGGDGLRGIARRVHHHAEQLAAGLGDAVVHDRFFDTVLVSVPAGAEAVVGKAKGRGINLRLVDADHVAVACDEVTTDVEVAIVLECFGADAAVEAAQLPSIETRTSPFLTHPAFTRYHTETAMLRYLRQLSDKDIALDRSMIPLGSCTMKLNATAEMEPITWPGFARLHPYAPVEDAAGMLRVVEDLEHWLAAVTGYDRVSLQPNAGSQGEYAGLLAIRRYHLDRGDTHRDTCLIPSSAHGTNAASAAMAGLRVEVVTCRDNGDVDLDDLRAKIADHADRLACIMITYPSTHGVYEHEVAELCALVHDAGGQVYVDGANLNALVGLARPGRFGGDVSHLNLHKTFCIPHGGGGPGVGPVAVRDHLAPYLPGDPLQPDSHAVSAARYGSASILPITWAYIRMMGADGLRRATLTAIASANYLARRLDPHFPVLYTGDNGMVAHECILDLREITKRTGVTVDDVAKRLADYGFHAPTMSFPVAGTLMVEPTESENLEELDAFVEAMIAIKGEIDAVAAGTWPVEQSPLRGAPHTAASLVGEWDYPYSRETAVYPLGVHAARAKVWPAVRRIDGAFGDRNLVCSCPPLEAYAD from the coding sequence GTGACCCGTAGTTTCGCCGATCGCCACATCGGTCCCGACGCCACCGAAATCGATCGAATTCTCGCCACCGTCGGTGTCGCGTCGATGGAGGAACTGGCCGGTCGGGCGGTGCCCGCGAGCATTCTCGACGCCGCCGGCGATACCGGACTCGATGTGCTGCCGCCCGCGGTGTCCGAACACGATGCGCTCACCGAACTGGCCGCGCTGGCGCATGCCGACACGGTGGCCACCTCGATGATCGGGCTCGGCTACTACGACGTGCTCACCCCGCCGGTGCTGGTGCGCAATCTGCTCGAGAATCCGGCCTGGTACACCGCGTACACGCCGTATCAACCGGAGATCAGCCAGGGTCGGCTCGAAGCGCTGCTGAACTTCCAGACCATGGTCTCGGATCTGACCGGTATGGAGGTCGCCAACGCCTCCATGCTGGACGAGGCCACCGCCGCCGCGGAAGCGATGACGCTGCTGCAGCGCGCCAACCGCAAGAGCACCTCGCAGCGACTGCTGATCGATGCCGATCTGTTCCCGCAGACCCGCACGGTGCTGGCCACCCGGGCCGAACCACTCGGTATCACCCTGGTGGAGGCCGATCTCAGCGCGGGCCAGCTGCCCGACGGAGACTTCTTCGGCGTGGTGCTGCAGACCCCGGGGGCCTCGGGCCGCATCGTCGATCCGGCCGAACTGATCGCGGCCGCCCACGAGCGGGGCGCGCTCGTCGCGGTCGGCACCGATCTGCTGGCGCTCACCCTGATCACCCCGCCGGGCGAACAGGGTGCCGACGTGTGTTTCGGCACGACCCAGCGCTTCGGTGTCCCGCTCGGGTTCGGCGGTCCGCACGCCGGCTATCTGGCGGTGCGCACCGCGCATGCGCGCCAGCTGCCGGGACGCCTGGTCGGGGTCTCGGTGGACGCCGACGGCGCCCGCGCCTACCGACTCGCGCTGCAAACCCGGGAACAGCACATCCGCCGGGAGAAGGCCACCTCCAACATCTGCACCGCACAGGTGCTGCTGGCGATCGTCGCCGCGATGTACGCCTCCTACCACGGCGGGGACGGATTGCGGGGGATCGCCCGGCGGGTCCACCACCACGCCGAGCAACTCGCCGCCGGACTCGGTGACGCGGTCGTGCACGATCGTTTCTTCGACACCGTGCTGGTGTCGGTGCCCGCCGGTGCCGAGGCCGTGGTGGGTAAGGCGAAGGGCCGCGGTATCAACCTGCGGCTGGTGGACGCCGATCATGTCGCGGTGGCCTGCGACGAGGTGACCACCGACGTGGAGGTGGCGATCGTCCTGGAGTGCTTCGGCGCCGATGCGGCCGTCGAGGCGGCGCAGCTGCCGTCGATCGAAACGCGGACCTCGCCGTTCCTGACCCATCCCGCGTTCACTCGCTACCACACCGAAACCGCGATGCTGCGATACCTGCGGCAGCTGTCGGACAAGGATATCGCCTTGGACCGCAGCATGATTCCGCTCGGATCGTGCACGATGAAACTCAACGCCACCGCCGAGATGGAGCCGATCACCTGGCCGGGATTCGCGCGGTTGCACCCCTACGCCCCGGTGGAGGACGCGGCGGGCATGCTGCGGGTGGTCGAGGATCTCGAGCACTGGCTCGCGGCGGTGACCGGTTACGACCGGGTCAGCCTGCAGCCCAATGCCGGCAGTCAGGGCGAATATGCCGGTCTGCTCGCCATCCGCCGCTATCACCTCGATCGTGGCGACACCCACCGCGACACCTGCCTGATTCCGTCCAGTGCGCACGGCACCAACGCCGCATCGGCCGCGATGGCCGGACTGCGGGTCGAGGTGGTCACGTGCCGCGACAACGGCGATGTCGATCTCGACGATCTGCGGGCCAAAATCGCCGATCACGCCGATCGGCTGGCCTGCATCATGATCACCTACCCGTCCACGCACGGGGTCTACGAGCACGAGGTCGCCGAACTGTGCGCCCTGGTCCACGATGCCGGCGGCCAGGTCTACGTCGACGGCGCGAATCTGAACGCCCTGGTCGGGCTGGCTCGTCCGGGTCGGTTCGGTGGCGACGTCTCGCACCTGAATCTGCACAAGACCTTCTGTATTCCGCACGGTGGTGGCGGTCCCGGGGTCGGGCCGGTCGCGGTCCGCGATCATCTGGCGCCGTACCTGCCGGGCGATCCGTTGCAGCCGGATTCCCACGCGGTGTCGGCCGCACGCTACGGGTCGGCGTCGATCCTGCCGATCACGTGGGCCTACATTCGGATGATGGGCGCCGACGGGCTGCGCCGGGCCACGCTCACCGCGATCGCCTCCGCGAATTACCTTGCGCGGCGTCTGGATCCGCATTTCCCGGTGCTGTACACCGGGGACAACGGCATGGTCGCCCACGAGTGCATCCTGGATCTGCGCGAGATCACCAAGCGGACCGGCGTCACCGTCGACGATGTGGCGAAACGGCTGGCCGACTACGGATTCCACGCTCCCACCATGAGCTTCCCGGTCGCCGGGACCCTGATGGTCGAGCCGACCGAGAGCGAGAACCTCGAAGAACTCGACGCTTTCGTCGAGGCGATGATCGCGATCAAGGGCGAGATCGACGCCGTGGCGGCGGGCACCTGGCCGGTGGAACAGAGCCCGCTGCGCGGTGCCCCGCACACCGCGGCGTCCCTGGTCGGTGAGTGGGATTACCCCTACAGTCGTGAGACCGCCGTGTATCCGCTGGGCGTGCACGCGGCCCGCGCGAAGGTGTGGCCGGCGGTGCGGCGTATCGACGGCGCGTTCGGTGACCGGAATCTGGTCTGCTCGTGTCCTCCGCTCGAGGCCTACGCCGACTGA
- a CDS encoding MerR family transcriptional regulator, with the protein MGDRPQQPAPDPRPTAVVQPGLFPDDTVPDELVGYRVPSACQVAGITYRQLDYWARTGLVVPSIRSATGSGSQRLYSFKDILVLKIVKRLLDAGISLQNIRIAVDHLRSRGVEDLAGITLFSDGTTVYECSSPEEVVDLLQGGQGVFGIAVSGAMRELTGAIANFPAERAEAHAASERPEDELAYRRKARENRKTG; encoded by the coding sequence GTGGGAGACCGACCGCAGCAACCAGCACCCGACCCGCGGCCCACCGCGGTCGTGCAGCCAGGGCTGTTCCCTGACGACACCGTTCCCGACGAACTCGTGGGTTACCGGGTTCCCAGCGCCTGCCAGGTCGCAGGCATCACGTATCGGCAGCTCGACTACTGGGCTCGGACCGGGCTCGTCGTTCCGTCGATCCGCAGCGCCACCGGTTCCGGCAGTCAGCGCCTGTACTCCTTCAAGGACATCCTGGTTCTCAAGATCGTCAAGCGTCTGCTCGACGCCGGGATCTCACTGCAGAACATTCGCATCGCCGTCGATCATCTGCGCAGCCGCGGGGTCGAGGATCTGGCCGGCATCACCTTGTTCTCCGACGGCACCACCGTGTACGAATGCTCCTCGCCGGAGGAAGTGGTCGATTTACTGCAGGGCGGGCAGGGTGTCTTCGGCATCGCGGTCAGCGGTGCGATGCGTGAGTTGACCGGTGCCATCGCGAACTTCCCGGCCGAGCGGGCGGAGGCGCACGCCGCGAGCGAGCGTCCCGAGGACGAGTTGGCCTATCGCCGCAAGGCGCGGGAGAACCGTAAGACCGGTTAG
- a CDS encoding bifunctional nuclease family protein, whose product MSEMRVIGIRVEQPQNQPVLLLREESGDRYLPIWIGQAEATAIVLEQEGVTPIRPLTHDLIKILIHDLGHTLKEVRIVDLQEGTFYADLVFDNDVRISARPSDSVAIALRVGCPIYAEEPVLEEAGLVMPDEREDEVEKFKEFLESVSPDDFKATDS is encoded by the coding sequence ATGAGTGAAATGCGTGTGATCGGCATCCGGGTCGAGCAGCCCCAGAATCAGCCCGTGCTCCTGCTGCGGGAGGAGTCCGGCGACCGCTACCTGCCGATCTGGATCGGTCAGGCCGAGGCGACCGCCATCGTGCTCGAGCAAGAGGGTGTCACCCCGATCCGCCCGTTGACCCACGACTTGATCAAGATTCTGATCCACGACCTCGGCCACACCTTGAAAGAGGTGCGAATCGTGGACCTGCAGGAGGGCACCTTCTATGCCGACCTGGTCTTCGACAACGATGTGCGGATCTCGGCGCGGCCCTCGGATTCGGTAGCCATCGCCTTGCGGGTCGGTTGCCCGATCTATGCCGAGGAACCGGTCCTCGAGGAAGCCGGGCTGGTGATGCCCGACGAACGTGAGGACGAGGTGGAGAAGTTCAAGGAGTTCCTGGAGTCGGTCTCTCCGGACGACTTCAAAGCCACCGATAGTTGA